One segment of Brassica napus cultivar Da-Ae chromosome C3, Da-Ae, whole genome shotgun sequence DNA contains the following:
- the LOC106434467 gene encoding guanine nucleotide-binding protein subunit beta: MSVSELKERHAAATETVNNLRDRLIQRRLQLLDTDVAKYTAAQGRSPVKFGATDLVCCRTLQGHTGKVHSLDWTLESNRIVSASQDGRLIVWNALTSQKTHAIKLPCAWVMTCAFSPNGQTVACGGLLDSVCSIFSLSSTADKDGTVPVSRMLSGHKGYVSCCRYVPNDDAHLITSSGDQTCVLWDVTTGLKISVFGGEFQSGHTADVLSVSISESNPTRFISGSCDTTARLWDTRDASRAVGTFHGHKGDVNTVKFFPDGHRFGTGSEDGTCRLYDIRTGHQLQVYQPQGDGENLPVTSIAFSASGRLLFAGYANNNTCYVWDTFLGEVVLDLGELQDSHKNRISCLGMSADGSALCTGSWDSNLKIWAFGGHRRVI; encoded by the exons ATGTCTGTCTCCGAGCTCAAAGAGCGCCACGCCGCCGCAACAGAGACCGTTAATAACCTCCGTGACAGACTTATACAGAGACGCCTCCAGCTACTCGACACCGATG TGGCCAAGTACACGGCGGCTCAAGGTCGTTCTCCGGTGAAATTCGGAGCGACGGATCTAGTTTGTTGCCGTACTCTTCAAGGACACACAGGGAAG GTTCATTCATTAGACTGGACACTGGAGAGTAACCGGATCGTCAGTGCATCTCAAGACGGTAGATTAATAGTATGGAACGCTCTAACGAGTCAGAAAACTCACGCTATTAAACTCCCTTGTGCATGGGTTATGACATGTGCCTTCTCTCCGAATGGTCAGACTGTTGCGTGTGGTGGGTTGTTGGACAGTGTTTGTTCTATCTTCAGTCTTAGCTCGACCGCAGACAAAGACGGAACTGTACCGGTTTCGAGAATGCTCAGTGGTCACAAGGGTTATGTTTCGTGCTGTCGGTATGTCCCAAATGATGATGCTCATCTGATTACCAGTTCAGGTGATCAGACATGCGTCTTGTGGGATGTTACTACTGGTCTTAAAATTTCTGTCTTTGGCGGCGAGTTTCAGTCTGGACATACTGCTGATGTACTAAG TGTCTCAATCAGTGAATCAAACCCAACTCGGTTCATATCTGGTTCATGTGATACCACTGCACGCTTGTGGGACACTCGCGATGCAAGCAGAGCAGTGGGGACGTTTCATGGGCACAAGGGAGATGTGAATACTGTCAAGTTCTTTCCGGATGGGCATAGATTTGGGACTGGATCAGAAGATGGAACATGCAGGTTGTATGACATTAGGACTGGTCATCAACTCCAGGTGTACCAGCCACAAGGTGATGGTGAGAACCTGCCTGTGACCTCCATCGCATTCTCTGCCTCGGGGAGGCTTCTTTTCGCTGGCTATGCCAATAACAACACCTGCTACGTTTGGGATACTTTCTTGGGAGAG GTTGTATTGGATTTGGGGGAGCTTCAGGATTCACACAAGAATCGGATAAGCTGTTTGGGGATGTCAGCAGATGGAAGTGCCTTGTGTACGGGAAGTTGGGATTCAAATCTTAAG ATATGGGCGTTTGGAGGGCACAGGAGAGTGATATGA